A section of the Polynucleobacter sp. AP-Jannik-300A-C4 genome encodes:
- the gloA gene encoding lactoylglutathione lyase, which yields MMILHTMLRVGNMTRSIDFYTKVLGMNLLRTTERPEQKYSLAFVGFGKGNADGQSEIELTYNHGVDKYNLGDAYGHIAISVPDAYAACERIKAAGGNVTREAGPVMGGNTIIAFVTDPDGYKIELIQH from the coding sequence ATGATGATCCTACATACCATGCTGAGAGTCGGCAATATGACTCGCTCAATTGATTTCTATACCAAAGTTCTAGGCATGAACTTGCTTCGTACAACCGAACGTCCAGAACAAAAATATTCACTGGCATTTGTAGGTTTTGGAAAAGGGAATGCAGATGGTCAGTCTGAGATCGAACTCACCTACAACCATGGTGTCGATAAATACAATCTTGGCGATGCCTATGGGCATATTGCCATCAGCGTTCCTGACGCCTATGCAGCCTGTGAAAGAATCAAAGCCGCTGGTGGCAATGTCACTCGTGAAGCAGGCCCTGTAATGGGTGGGAATACCATCATTGCATTTGTTACGGATCCTGATGGCTACAAGATTGAGTTAATTCAACACTGA
- a CDS encoding GNAT family N-acetyltransferase: MKQEAIQLRIIDALSDIAEGDWNALLASNSGPFLKYAFLNALEKTGCVGGNTGWQFAHLIVEDSNSGLLGAMPLYLKQHSYGEFVFDWAWAQAYEQNGMSYYPKALSAIPFTPVRGPRLLVSPQADKGAIQEILISGLKTLVTQNGLSSAHVLFPENGELGVLKQQGFMLRDSVQFHWHNQGYQDFEHYLANLTMKRRKNIRRERAAVESQIISYRHISGEIATASDWNFFYRCYENTYIEHRSSPYLTEDCIQILGSSMPENFHLIIATQNERPIASSLLVVDKPNAKAYGRYWGAIEHIPCLHFELAYYQAIEYCIKEGIQVFEGGAQGEHKMARGFIPTTLQSAHWIEDAGFANAVKRFLDREHEGMAAYVDELEQHIPLKSSKVLS, from the coding sequence TTGAAACAGGAAGCTATCCAACTTCGCATAATCGATGCACTTTCAGATATCGCTGAGGGTGATTGGAACGCCCTACTAGCGTCTAATTCTGGTCCCTTCCTCAAGTACGCCTTTCTTAATGCACTGGAAAAAACTGGCTGTGTAGGCGGCAATACTGGGTGGCAATTTGCCCACCTCATAGTTGAGGACTCTAACTCTGGATTGCTTGGTGCAATGCCGCTTTACCTTAAGCAACACTCCTACGGGGAGTTTGTCTTTGATTGGGCATGGGCTCAGGCATATGAGCAGAATGGGATGTCTTACTATCCAAAGGCACTATCGGCTATTCCGTTTACTCCCGTTCGTGGTCCAAGGCTACTTGTATCCCCTCAAGCGGATAAAGGGGCAATACAAGAAATCCTTATCTCTGGTTTAAAAACACTGGTAACTCAAAACGGGCTTTCCTCTGCCCACGTACTCTTTCCAGAGAACGGTGAATTGGGTGTACTCAAGCAACAAGGTTTTATGCTGCGCGACTCAGTGCAGTTTCATTGGCATAACCAGGGCTATCAAGATTTTGAACATTATCTTGCCAACTTAACAATGAAGCGTCGCAAGAATATTCGTCGAGAACGTGCTGCCGTGGAAAGTCAAATCATCAGCTACAGACATATTTCGGGTGAGATTGCTACGGCAAGTGATTGGAACTTCTTTTATCGTTGCTATGAAAACACCTATATAGAGCACCGGTCTTCACCTTATTTAACTGAGGATTGCATTCAAATACTAGGCAGCAGCATGCCTGAGAATTTTCATCTGATTATTGCGACACAGAATGAGAGGCCGATAGCCTCATCTTTGCTCGTAGTTGATAAACCAAATGCAAAAGCATATGGACGCTATTGGGGTGCGATTGAACATATCCCTTGTTTACATTTTGAGTTGGCTTACTACCAAGCAATTGAGTATTGCATCAAGGAGGGCATTCAAGTATTTGAGGGTGGCGCTCAAGGCGAGCACAAAATGGCCCGGGGATTTATACCAACCACTCTGCAGTCCGCTCACTGGATTGAAGATGCAGGCTTTGCGAATGCAGTGAAACGTTTCTTAGATCGCGAGCACGAAGGTATGGCAGCTTATGTTGATGAGCTCGAGCAACACATTCCCCTGAAATCGTCTAAAGTACTGTCATGA
- a CDS encoding DUF1289 domain-containing protein, producing the protein MTSSDNLPEQAGANSLGVGDDASDSPCIGVCTTLYDEICQGCGRTLGEVSNWVFFSQEEKDAVWKRIRADGTAMRFQRQSKEST; encoded by the coding sequence ATGACTTCTTCCGATAACCTACCAGAGCAAGCTGGAGCCAATTCTTTAGGGGTTGGTGATGATGCTTCTGACTCACCCTGTATCGGAGTCTGCACCACCCTCTATGACGAAATCTGCCAGGGATGCGGTCGTACTCTAGGCGAGGTTAGTAATTGGGTCTTCTTTAGTCAGGAAGAAAAGGATGCTGTGTGGAAGCGCATCCGTGCCGATGGCACTGCAATGCGATTCCAACGTCAATCCAAAGAAAGTACTTAA
- a CDS encoding ABC-F family ATPase has translation MLSASNITMQFGAKPLFENISVKFGGGNRYGLIGANGCGKSTFMKILGGELEPTSGNVSLDPGIRLGKLRQDQFAYEDVRVLDVVMMGHEEMWKAAAERDAIYANPDATDEDYMKAAELEGKYAEYGGYTAEAKAGELLLGIGIPIEQHNGPMSNVAPGWKLRVLLAQALFSDPDVLLLDEPTNNLDIHSIHWLEDILNQIKSTIVIISHDRHFLNEVCTHMADMDYGTLKVYPGNYDSYMLASVQARSQQLSNNVKAKEKIAELAAFVARFSANASKARQATSRQRQLEKIEIVEVKPSSRQNPFIRFDAEKKLHNMAVECNALTKAYDRPIFKNFKIGIRAGEKIAIIGQNGAGKTTLLKTILSKRFEGIPADSGDVKWAENANVGVMPQDNTEMFAKDELLMDWMNNWRNTGDDDQVIRGTLGRLLFSGDDIGKSVKVLSGGEKGRMIWGKLMLQKYNVLAMDEPTNHMDMESIESLQIALEKFDGTLIFVSHDREFVSALANRILEVKMDGTVVDYSGTYEEYLRSQALAG, from the coding sequence GTGCTGTCCGCATCTAATATCACTATGCAGTTTGGGGCAAAACCCCTGTTTGAAAATATTTCCGTTAAATTTGGTGGCGGTAATCGCTATGGCCTAATTGGTGCCAACGGTTGCGGTAAATCTACCTTTATGAAGATTCTAGGTGGGGAGTTAGAGCCTACTAGCGGAAATGTAAGCTTAGATCCGGGCATTCGCTTAGGTAAATTGCGCCAAGACCAGTTTGCGTATGAAGATGTACGCGTACTTGATGTAGTGATGATGGGTCATGAGGAGATGTGGAAGGCTGCAGCCGAACGGGATGCCATCTATGCCAACCCAGATGCCACTGACGAAGATTACATGAAGGCAGCTGAGCTCGAGGGCAAGTATGCCGAGTACGGCGGCTATACCGCAGAGGCAAAAGCAGGGGAGTTGTTGTTAGGTATCGGTATTCCTATTGAGCAGCACAATGGCCCAATGAGCAATGTGGCTCCAGGCTGGAAGTTGCGCGTATTACTAGCGCAAGCTTTGTTCTCTGATCCAGATGTTCTCTTACTCGATGAGCCAACCAATAACTTAGATATTCATTCCATTCACTGGCTTGAAGATATTCTCAATCAGATTAAGAGCACGATTGTCATTATTTCCCACGATCGCCACTTCCTCAATGAAGTGTGCACGCATATGGCAGACATGGACTATGGAACACTCAAGGTCTATCCAGGCAACTACGACTCTTACATGCTGGCTTCAGTACAGGCAAGATCGCAACAACTGAGCAATAACGTCAAAGCCAAAGAAAAAATCGCTGAATTAGCAGCCTTCGTGGCCCGATTCTCAGCCAATGCATCGAAGGCACGTCAAGCGACTTCACGTCAACGTCAGTTGGAGAAGATTGAGATTGTTGAAGTGAAACCTTCTTCACGTCAGAATCCTTTTATTCGTTTTGACGCTGAGAAAAAACTTCACAACATGGCCGTGGAGTGCAATGCACTGACTAAGGCTTACGACCGTCCAATTTTTAAGAACTTCAAGATTGGGATTCGTGCTGGGGAAAAGATCGCCATCATTGGTCAAAATGGTGCAGGTAAGACAACATTATTGAAAACCATCTTAAGTAAACGCTTCGAAGGAATTCCTGCGGATAGCGGTGATGTGAAATGGGCTGAAAACGCCAACGTGGGCGTGATGCCTCAAGACAATACCGAGATGTTTGCAAAAGATGAATTGCTCATGGATTGGATGAACAACTGGCGCAATACAGGCGACGATGATCAAGTGATTCGTGGCACATTGGGCCGCTTACTATTCTCAGGCGATGATATTGGTAAGTCTGTCAAAGTATTATCTGGTGGTGAGAAGGGCAGAATGATTTGGGGCAAATTAATGCTTCAAAAATATAACGTCCTTGCAATGGATGAGCCAACCAATCATATGGATATGGAATCTATTGAAAGCTTGCAAATTGCGCTTGAGAAATTTGACGGCACTTTGATATTTGTTTCTCATGACCGCGAGTTTGTTTCTGCTTTGGCCAACCGCATCTTAGAAGTCAAGATGGACGGTACCGTCGTGGATTACTCTGGAACCTACGAAGAATATTTACGCAGCCAAGCTCTAGCTGGTTAA
- a CDS encoding queuosine precursor transporter, whose product MDAPRRHHRYYDLILTAFVVVLLCSNFIGAGKAATLDLPYFGSVTFGAGILFFPIAYFFGDILTEVYGYAYDRRAVWAGFTALAFAAIMAQAVIALPVAPGSYMANYQQGMETVFGNSWRVALASMVAFWCGSFVNSYTLAKMKILTQGRHLWMRTIGSTACGEFVDSALFYMLAFYGLWSLNEVLAVAISQYVLKTAWEVLATPLTYWVVGFLKRKENQDHFDIHTNFTPFKLKV is encoded by the coding sequence ATGGACGCACCCAGACGCCACCACCGCTACTACGACCTCATACTGACAGCCTTTGTCGTAGTCCTGCTGTGCTCCAACTTTATTGGTGCAGGGAAGGCTGCTACATTGGATCTGCCGTATTTCGGTAGTGTGACATTTGGGGCTGGAATCCTCTTTTTTCCGATTGCTTATTTTTTTGGCGACATACTCACCGAGGTCTATGGCTATGCCTATGATCGCCGGGCAGTATGGGCTGGTTTTACTGCTCTAGCTTTTGCCGCAATCATGGCTCAAGCGGTAATTGCTTTGCCAGTTGCCCCAGGCTCTTATATGGCTAACTACCAGCAAGGTATGGAGACGGTATTTGGCAATTCTTGGAGGGTTGCTCTTGCCTCTATGGTCGCATTTTGGTGCGGCAGTTTTGTTAATAGTTATACCTTGGCCAAAATGAAGATCTTGACGCAGGGTCGTCATCTTTGGATGCGCACGATAGGCTCTACAGCTTGCGGGGAGTTTGTGGACTCCGCCTTGTTCTATATGCTGGCTTTTTACGGTCTCTGGTCTCTAAATGAGGTCTTGGCTGTCGCGATCTCTCAATACGTTCTGAAGACCGCCTGGGAGGTTCTGGCAACACCTTTAACCTACTGGGTGGTTGGTTTTCTGAAACGCAAGGAAAACCAAGACCACTTCGATATTCATACGAATTTCACGCCATTTAAGCTGAAAGTCTAA
- a CDS encoding acyl-CoA dehydrogenase — MSKASFNWADPLLLDTQLSEDERMVRDAAAEYAQGRLMPRIHDAYRNETTDPAIFREMGELGLLGITIPEEYGGANLNYVSYGLIAREIERVDSGYRSMMSVQSSLVMVPINEFGSEAQKQKYLPKLATGEWIGCFGLTEPNFGSDAGGMITRAKKVPGGFSLTGSKMWISNSPIADVFVVWAKNDEGLIRGFILEKGMKGLSAPKISGKMGLRASITGEIVMDEVFVPAENEFPEITGLKGPFTCLNSARYGIAWGTLGAAEWCWYAARQYTMDRKQFDRPLAANQLIQKKLADMQTEITLALQGCLRLGRMKDEGIAAPEITSMMKRNSCGKSLDVARLARDMHGGNGISDEYGVVRHMLNLEVVNTYEGTHDIHALILGRAQTGIQAFS, encoded by the coding sequence ATGAGCAAAGCTAGTTTTAATTGGGCAGACCCCCTACTCCTCGATACACAATTAAGCGAAGATGAGCGCATGGTGCGTGACGCTGCTGCTGAATATGCTCAGGGCCGTTTAATGCCGCGTATTCATGATGCCTATCGTAATGAAACTACTGATCCAGCCATCTTCCGTGAAATGGGTGAGCTTGGTCTTTTAGGCATCACCATTCCCGAAGAATATGGTGGCGCAAATCTCAATTACGTTTCTTATGGATTAATCGCGCGTGAAATTGAACGTGTGGACTCTGGATATCGTTCCATGATGAGCGTGCAATCATCCTTAGTCATGGTTCCTATTAATGAGTTTGGTAGTGAGGCTCAAAAGCAAAAATATTTGCCCAAGCTCGCTACTGGTGAATGGATTGGTTGCTTTGGATTAACTGAGCCAAATTTTGGCTCGGATGCGGGCGGCATGATCACGAGAGCTAAGAAAGTTCCTGGGGGCTTCTCACTTACTGGCTCCAAGATGTGGATTTCTAACTCCCCTATTGCAGATGTATTTGTGGTGTGGGCTAAAAATGATGAAGGCTTGATTAGAGGCTTCATTTTAGAAAAAGGCATGAAGGGCTTATCTGCCCCGAAGATCAGCGGCAAGATGGGTCTACGCGCTTCTATTACTGGCGAAATCGTGATGGATGAAGTATTTGTCCCGGCTGAAAATGAATTCCCAGAAATTACTGGCCTCAAAGGTCCATTTACCTGCCTGAACTCAGCACGTTACGGCATTGCTTGGGGCACTCTTGGCGCTGCTGAGTGGTGTTGGTATGCCGCACGCCAATACACTATGGATCGCAAGCAGTTTGATCGCCCACTTGCAGCCAATCAGCTCATTCAAAAGAAACTGGCCGACATGCAAACTGAAATCACGCTCGCTCTTCAAGGTTGCTTACGCTTAGGTCGCATGAAGGATGAAGGTATTGCGGCTCCAGAAATCACCTCCATGATGAAACGTAATTCCTGCGGTAAATCTTTGGATGTAGCTCGTTTGGCTAGAGATATGCATGGTGGAAACGGCATCTCAGATGAGTATGGCGTAGTGCGTCATATGCTCAATCTAGAAGTCGTCAATACCTATGAAGGTACGCACGATATTCACGCCCTTATCTTGGGTCGTGCACAAACCGGAATTCAGGCTTTTAGTTAA
- the mnmH gene encoding tRNA 2-selenouridine(34) synthase MnmH: MQPSNPHIFSIEQLASSLNQFDAIIDVRSPAEFALDHIPGAINLPVLSNDERIEIGTLYKQVSPFAAKKLGAAYVSRNIVNHLENSLIDFPREWRPLIYCWRGGERSGAFTHILNRIGWKALQLQNGYQGFRRVVIDGLDQAAKDFSFQVIAGMTGSGKTRILQEIGSLGQQIIDLEGLAIHRGSVLGNEPNIDQPSQKGFETNLWNAFNSLDPSKIVFVESESKKVGGLHIPDPLMERIRAGKCIELRSSTATRVSWLLREYRHFLSNPESFKQKLGLLTSRYGRDQIAKWHEAIDTGDFESLVEELLVMHYDPSYQSSIVRNFPSYREDHFVELGNDSDEAFTKTAKDLITKTGL; the protein is encoded by the coding sequence TTGCAACCCAGCAATCCACATATTTTTAGCATTGAACAGCTTGCATCATCTTTAAATCAGTTTGATGCCATCATTGATGTCAGGTCACCAGCTGAATTTGCTTTGGATCATATTCCTGGCGCCATTAATCTTCCGGTCCTAAGTAATGATGAGCGCATTGAGATCGGCACCTTGTACAAGCAAGTATCACCATTTGCTGCAAAGAAATTAGGTGCTGCCTATGTCTCCCGTAATATTGTCAATCATTTAGAAAACTCTCTCATCGACTTTCCAAGAGAATGGCGTCCTTTAATTTATTGCTGGCGGGGTGGTGAGCGCAGTGGTGCCTTCACCCATATCCTCAATCGTATTGGCTGGAAAGCTTTGCAATTGCAGAATGGCTATCAAGGCTTTCGACGTGTTGTGATTGATGGTTTGGATCAAGCTGCTAAAGATTTTTCTTTTCAGGTGATTGCTGGTATGACTGGTAGCGGCAAGACTCGCATTCTTCAGGAGATTGGCTCCTTGGGTCAGCAGATAATTGACCTTGAGGGCTTGGCTATTCACCGTGGCTCAGTATTGGGTAATGAGCCGAATATTGATCAGCCATCCCAAAAAGGCTTTGAGACGAATCTGTGGAATGCATTTAATTCACTGGATCCATCCAAGATTGTTTTTGTTGAGTCAGAAAGCAAAAAGGTGGGTGGCTTACATATTCCGGATCCATTGATGGAGCGCATCCGCGCAGGCAAATGTATTGAGCTTCGATCAAGTACTGCTACGCGCGTTTCTTGGCTTCTACGTGAGTACCGACATTTTTTATCCAATCCCGAGAGCTTTAAGCAAAAATTGGGCTTACTGACATCGCGTTATGGCAGGGATCAAATTGCCAAATGGCATGAGGCAATTGATACAGGAGATTTTGAGAGTCTGGTGGAAGAATTATTGGTGATGCATTACGACCCATCCTACCAATCTTCTATTGTTCGTAACTTTCCAAGCTATCGCGAAGATCATTTCGTAGAGCTTGGAAATGACAGTGATGAAGCCTTTACAAAAACTGCAAAAGACCTCATCACCAAGACTGGCCTTTAA
- a CDS encoding thioesterase family protein, translating to MRIEIPEEKKFVHEMNMPIRWGDMDAYGHVNNTVYFRYMEQARVEWITSLGYNVAPGDESMLMMNGFCNFYQQLSYPGDLILKTYIGNIGRSSLDVFTTMALTTEPDTMAAVGGATMVWVDLKSGKSAPWPDDVISKLR from the coding sequence ATGCGCATAGAGATCCCAGAGGAGAAAAAGTTTGTTCATGAGATGAATATGCCGATTCGTTGGGGCGATATGGATGCATATGGCCATGTCAATAACACGGTGTACTTTCGTTACATGGAACAGGCTAGGGTAGAGTGGATTACTTCTCTTGGTTACAACGTCGCACCTGGTGACGAGTCTATGCTGATGATGAATGGCTTTTGCAACTTCTATCAACAGCTTTCTTACCCAGGCGATTTGATTTTAAAAACCTATATCGGAAATATCGGTCGTTCCAGTTTGGATGTCTTTACTACGATGGCTTTAACTACTGAGCCTGATACGATGGCAGCAGTCGGTGGAGCAACCATGGTGTGGGTCGATCTAAAGTCTGGTAAATCCGCGCCTTGGCCTGATGATGTGATCAGTAAGCTACGATAG
- a CDS encoding TIGR01244 family sulfur transferase — MSLPIACHTDQFGTLGQIDPSHLAEIVKQGYKSVINNRPDFEGGPDQPTNAQIQAQAEALGLNYAFLPVIPGAFTQDQVIEMARLLKTMPGPILAFCRSGARSTNLYQMALQVR, encoded by the coding sequence ATGAGCCTTCCTATTGCTTGCCATACTGATCAATTCGGTACGCTGGGTCAAATTGATCCAAGCCATTTGGCTGAGATTGTTAAACAGGGCTATAAAAGCGTAATCAACAATCGTCCAGATTTTGAAGGTGGACCAGATCAACCCACGAATGCTCAAATTCAAGCTCAAGCTGAAGCTTTAGGCTTGAACTATGCCTTTTTGCCTGTCATCCCTGGTGCGTTTACGCAGGATCAAGTTATTGAAATGGCGCGTTTACTCAAAACAATGCCTGGCCCCATATTGGCATTTTGCCGTTCTGGTGCTCGCTCTACGAATCTGTACCAAATGGCGCTACAAGTTCGTTGA
- a CDS encoding DUF6691 family protein — MRRHFNFYSQYLIGVLFGIGLIISGMSNPQKILNFLDLAGNWDPSLMFVMGGAILVGLGGFYLVSKRTEAFFGGALHIPTRRDVSKPLVIGSLIFGAGWGIAGFCPGPAIVALGAGHLKAFVFILAMLAGMWICNRFFTGHKKQV; from the coding sequence ATGAGAAGACATTTCAATTTTTATAGCCAGTATTTGATCGGTGTTTTATTCGGAATTGGTTTAATCATTTCCGGTATGAGCAATCCTCAAAAGATTCTCAATTTTCTGGATCTTGCTGGTAACTGGGATCCATCCCTGATGTTTGTGATGGGTGGGGCAATTCTTGTTGGTTTGGGTGGCTTTTATTTAGTCTCCAAGCGTACTGAGGCTTTTTTCGGTGGCGCTCTCCATATTCCCACTAGAAGAGATGTCTCTAAGCCACTTGTGATTGGTAGTCTAATTTTTGGAGCAGGGTGGGGTATTGCAGGCTTCTGCCCAGGTCCAGCAATTGTTGCCCTCGGAGCAGGTCATCTCAAGGCTTTTGTCTTTATATTAGCAATGCTTGCTGGTATGTGGATATGCAATCGCTTCTTTACAGGCCATAAAAAGCAAGTCTGA
- a CDS encoding YeeE/YedE family protein — protein sequence MQIDWLAFSPVPAFLGGILLGVAAALYVILHGRILGISGIVSGLLTPKNGDVIWRLSLVLGLLSAPFLGSLFFDLHTITVIDADWIAIIIAGLLVGFGSSYGSGCTSGHGVCGLSRLSPRSLVATLSFMSAGFLTVFVIRHLLGL from the coding sequence ATGCAGATAGATTGGTTGGCTTTTTCCCCTGTACCCGCTTTTTTAGGTGGAATCCTATTGGGAGTTGCAGCTGCTTTGTATGTAATTCTGCACGGTCGTATTCTGGGCATTAGTGGCATCGTTTCCGGATTACTCACCCCTAAAAATGGTGATGTTATTTGGCGCCTGAGCCTTGTTTTAGGCTTATTGAGCGCACCATTTTTGGGGAGTTTATTTTTTGATCTTCACACAATTACAGTGATAGATGCAGATTGGATTGCAATCATTATTGCTGGCTTATTAGTCGGTTTTGGTTCTAGTTATGGCTCGGGATGTACTAGTGGCCATGGTGTTTGCGGCTTATCTCGCTTGTCACCAAGATCTCTAGTGGCGACTTTGTCTTTTATGAGTGCTGGGTTTTTGACTGTTTTTGTTATTCGCCATCTGTTAGGCCTATAA
- a CDS encoding YeeE/YedE family protein — translation MEAVDISSISKVVLWSTFAITFLLGAVMQKTGFCSMGAVSDIYIMSSWGRLKQWFLAIGVAIVGFAFMSYLGLIDPLKSIYTSSKLLWLSTIVGSTLFGFGMVLASGCGSKTLVRIGGGNLKSIIVFIVLGLTAYMTMRGFLGVIRINTLDSVFITLNTPQDLPSILSPIIGIARGNLHLALGLIIGFAFIAYALANKAFWTAENLFSGIFVGLAICAIWFISGNLGFVAEDPNTLEEVFLVTNSGRMESLSFVAPYAFSLDWLMLYSDTSKIITLGIAAVAGMISGSACVSLITKSFRWESFRDTEDTANHLVGATLMGFGGVTALGCTVGQGLSGISTLALGSILALPGFIFGAYLALRYLESRNAPNPCS, via the coding sequence ATGGAAGCAGTAGATATCAGCAGTATCAGCAAGGTAGTTCTATGGTCGACCTTTGCCATTACTTTTTTGCTTGGCGCCGTAATGCAAAAAACTGGTTTTTGCAGCATGGGTGCAGTTTCAGATATTTATATTATGTCTAGCTGGGGTCGTCTAAAGCAATGGTTTCTGGCCATTGGCGTAGCGATTGTTGGATTTGCCTTCATGTCCTACCTAGGCCTTATTGATCCACTTAAGAGCATCTATACCAGCAGTAAGCTTCTATGGCTCTCAACCATCGTAGGTAGTACGCTATTTGGATTCGGCATGGTGCTTGCATCAGGTTGCGGAAGTAAGACTCTGGTTCGCATTGGCGGTGGCAATCTTAAGTCCATCATTGTGTTTATTGTTCTTGGTTTAACTGCCTACATGACCATGAGGGGCTTTCTTGGTGTTATTCGCATCAATACCTTGGACTCGGTGTTTATCACCCTAAATACACCTCAAGATTTGCCAAGTATTTTGAGCCCCATTATTGGCATTGCTAGGGGCAACTTACATCTTGCCCTGGGTTTGATTATTGGCTTTGCTTTCATTGCATATGCTCTTGCAAATAAGGCCTTTTGGACTGCAGAAAATCTGTTTTCTGGAATCTTTGTTGGCCTTGCTATTTGCGCAATCTGGTTCATTTCTGGAAACTTAGGATTTGTTGCTGAAGATCCCAATACCTTGGAAGAGGTTTTTTTGGTGACCAACTCTGGACGCATGGAGAGTCTTTCATTTGTTGCGCCTTACGCCTTTTCATTGGATTGGTTAATGCTTTATAGCGATACCTCAAAAATCATTACTTTAGGTATTGCTGCCGTTGCTGGAATGATTTCTGGGTCTGCTTGCGTGTCCCTCATTACTAAGTCATTTCGTTGGGAGAGCTTTCGTGATACTGAAGATACCGCGAATCATCTCGTTGGTGCGACTTTGATGGGATTCGGTGGTGTAACAGCGCTCGGTTGCACTGTTGGTCAGGGCTTGAGTGGCATCTCTACATTAGCCTTAGGCTCAATACTTGCTTTACCAGGTTTTATCTTTGGCGCTTACTTAGCCCTGCGTTATTTGGAGTCGCGTAATGCACCCAATCCTTGTAGTTAA
- a CDS encoding MBL fold metallo-hydrolase, which produces MLLRGIHHLKIALLINAIFFGFCFAQSSPVINDPVGVLLKPIKVAPHTYFVQGRAELGSSENQNFISNAGFVVTPKGVVVIDALGSPTLAQKLIKEISKVTKQKIIAVVVTHYHADHVYGLQEFKKIGAKIYAQGEGRSYISSETAKQRLIASRVDFAPWVNDQTKLIAADTWIDKQLKLNIGGVEFLISRVGPAHAPEDLLVYIPSEGVLFAGDLVFRGRIPFVGNADSKGWLKALDQFEKFNPKVVIPGHGPQSINPIEDIRFTRDYLRYLRESMEPSALNLDPFDEAYAKTDWSEYDGMPLFRAANRMNAYNVYLSIQAE; this is translated from the coding sequence ATGCTCCTGCGCGGTATTCACCATCTAAAAATAGCATTATTGATTAATGCTATTTTTTTTGGCTTCTGCTTTGCTCAAAGCAGTCCGGTCATAAATGATCCGGTAGGTGTATTGCTAAAGCCCATTAAAGTTGCGCCGCATACTTACTTCGTTCAAGGTAGAGCTGAATTAGGTAGTAGCGAGAATCAAAACTTTATTTCTAATGCAGGTTTTGTCGTTACTCCTAAGGGGGTCGTTGTCATAGATGCCTTGGGTTCTCCAACCCTTGCGCAAAAGTTGATTAAAGAGATTTCAAAAGTTACTAAGCAAAAAATTATTGCTGTTGTAGTAACTCACTATCACGCAGATCATGTATATGGACTTCAAGAGTTTAAGAAAATTGGCGCAAAGATCTACGCTCAAGGGGAGGGTAGAAGCTATATTTCCTCAGAAACTGCAAAGCAGCGGCTTATTGCATCAAGGGTTGATTTTGCACCCTGGGTTAATGATCAAACCAAACTAATTGCTGCGGATACTTGGATAGACAAACAATTAAAGTTGAATATTGGTGGAGTGGAGTTTCTGATTAGCCGGGTTGGCCCAGCCCATGCCCCAGAAGATCTATTGGTCTATATTCCATCTGAAGGCGTGCTTTTTGCGGGTGATCTAGTTTTCCGCGGTCGAATCCCATTTGTGGGTAATGCTGATAGCAAAGGGTGGTTGAAAGCTTTAGATCAGTTTGAGAAATTTAACCCTAAGGTAGTAATACCCGGTCATGGGCCTCAATCCATTAATCCTATAGAAGATATCCGCTTTACTAGGGATTATTTGCGCTATTTACGTGAATCTATGGAGCCATCAGCCCTCAACCTGGATCCTTTCGATGAGGCTTATGCCAAGACGGATTGGTCAGAATACGACGGAATGCCCTTATTTAGGGCTGCAAACCGCATGAATGCCTATAACGTCTACCTCTCAATTCAGGCGGAATAA
- a CDS encoding DsrE family protein, whose protein sequence is MGFTALVSQQVFAAGSSVVYHIDDADTQGIKGLRNVRNHMDVAPDTKIIVVTHANGVDIMMEGAKDKKNNIEYAPLVGALKSRGVRFEVCEITLKNRNLKKDQFILDTDFTPSGVARIGDLQFKDHFAYIKP, encoded by the coding sequence ATTGGTTTTACCGCACTAGTATCTCAGCAGGTGTTTGCTGCGGGCTCAAGCGTTGTTTATCACATTGATGATGCTGATACTCAAGGCATTAAAGGCTTGAGAAATGTGCGCAATCATATGGATGTAGCACCAGACACCAAAATCATCGTTGTCACCCACGCTAATGGGGTTGACATCATGATGGAAGGCGCGAAGGATAAGAAGAACAATATTGAATATGCTCCTTTAGTTGGGGCCCTGAAGTCGCGTGGCGTTCGGTTTGAGGTTTGTGAGATTACTTTAAAAAATAGAAATCTAAAGAAGGATCAGTTTATTCTGGATACTGACTTCACACCGTCTGGCGTAGCAAGAATTGGCGATCTTCAATTTAAAGATCATTTTGCTTACATCAAACCATAA